AAGGATGGATTTGATTACTACTGTCAAAATTTCCAAAGCCAAGGCGGTAAATATGCATGCATTTAAAGGTGATTTAAGCCTAAAAGATGCCCTGAAAAGCTATCTGGAAATAGTTAATAATGTTTTGAATGAAGATTATGGAAAAATAGTAAACATGGAAGAAGTGGCGGAGCAATCCTATGATGGAATGGAGGCTCTGTTTTTGGCTCAGGATTTGGCCGATAAAAAATCTAAAGAGGCATTTGATAAATTTGCTAATGGCTATAACCTTTTTGCAAAAAAAAATAATATCAACATTGTGGAATCTAAGTCGACCTTTTCTGAGAAATTGTTGAAAGCATCACAAGTGGAAAAGTATTATCACAACATCTATTTGTTGTTTTTCAAGTCTTTCAAACAGGAAGATTATTTGATTGAAGCCCAAAATAGAAAAAATATCAGCAGTATTGAGCAAAACAAAAATACTCTTGAAAAATACGCAAAACAGGCTATTAGCGTCCTGGATACCAGTAAAGCATTTATGAATGACCGGAGTTTAGTGGTTGTACTGAAAGAACTGATGGCTTTTTATATGGATGAAGCTTCAAAATCAAAAGTGATAACTGATTATTTTCTGAAAGAGGAAAATTTTGCTAAAATGAGCAAGGCATTTAATGCAAAACCAGCCAAATCGCGAACTCAGGCCGATGTGGATAACTACAACAAAACGGTAAATGAACTCAATGCCGCCATGAATGATTTTAATGCATTAAATAACGATTTTAACAAAAAAAGAAGTACACTTATAGAGAAATGGAATAAATCAACTTCGAAATTTCTCGATTATCATATGCCGAAATACTGAAAAAATTATAAAAGCCCGAATTGAAAAATTTCGGGCTTTTATTTTAAATATACATTTACAAAAACCGGAACTGTAATAAGGTGAATTTTGGATTTTGAATAGATTTCATTGATTGAGAGGGTAGGTTTTATATTGATATCTAAAAACCTGCCTAGTTTTTGTCCTATTCCAAAACTAGCGGTCCATATAAAATCATTGGTTGTCTCTTTACCCGAATAATGAATAAAAAAAGAACTTCCTGTACCCATGTTAAAATAGAATTTTCGCTTATAACCCAAAGCCAAATTTCGATCTAAAAACAAATGTAACAATCAAAATTTACGATCCAGGGTAGCATAAGTATAAGCCCCGGGAAGCCAATTGTTGTTTTTTACAGTGAGATCTTTATGTAAATGATTCTCTGAATATCCTACGGATAGTAAAGTACCCCCACCCTGTCATTGAATTTTACACCTATCCCACCTATAAAACTATAGTTGATTTGAGCCAATTGAGGAACCCCTTTCAAAACGGCATCACCCGAAAATAAGGATTGAAGATTGGAGTTTAATTCTACCTTTGGCAAAATTGCAGAATGTGAATTTACTCCTGCCCAGATATAGAGTGCTATCTGGGCAAGAGAAAACTGGATTTTAAGAAACAGTATTATTGCAAAAATGAATTTCAAAACCTTTTTTTCTTGTAAAATTCAGGTCTGCAAATTGTATATTTGGTGATATTAGGTACTTATATATGAAAACCTAAAGTTAATTTCAAATTTTTACCTCTCTGCCAGTAGCCACAGATTTATAAATGGCTTCTACCACTTTGATATCACGCATACCTTCTTCTCCGGGAGCGATAAGAGAAGTGCCATTTATGATGGCCCGACAGTCTTCATCCAATTGTTTGGCTTGTTGATTTTCAATCTGGATTTTGATAATTTTTCCGTCAGAAGTGCTTCCATTGATGCCGTTGTAAGCCGACTGAGGCTCCATTTTAAGCCAGCCTTTTTCATAATTTACCTGTAGATGATTCATGCTTATTCCAAAGCTTGTCTGGCATGCTGCCCTTGCACCTGATGGAAATTCAAGCTGAAACATCATCGTTTCTTCTACTTCTTTATAGATTTCGGGGCGAGTAGTTGAAGCTTGTGCCAACACCGAAATCGGCTCTTCGCCTGTGGCGAGTCTGGCCCCTTGGAGGGCATATACACCCATATCGCCCATTGCACCGCCACCCATTGCTTTGTTTTGCTTCCAATGCGTGGTGCGATTATCGAAATATCCGGCGGCAGAGTTGATCATTTTGGGTTTTCCAAAAGGCCTTTCTTTGGCTATTTTCATCATCTGTTGAATGTTGGGATCGTGCTGACAACGATAGCCAATTGCCAATGAGACTTTGTTTTTATTGCAAGCATCAATCATGGCCTGGCAGTCGGCTACCGAAGGAGCCATGGGTTTTTCACAGAAAATATGCTTACCGGTATTGGCCCCTCTAACTGTAAATTCTCTATGCATTGAAGGGGGTAAAACCACGTAGATTATGTCAATATCAGGATTGTTGGCGATCTGTTCGTAGTTCTGATAGTTGTAAATGTTTTTGTCAGCAATACCATACTTTTGCTGCCACTTTTCAATTTTTGAGGGTGTCCCGGTAACAATCCCCTTAAGTTCACAGTTTTGAGTGAGTTTTAAGGCGGGAGCCAATAAGTCGGTGCTGTAATAACCCAAACCCACCAAAGCAATCCTCAGCTTTTCTTTTTTAGTTCTTGTTGCTGCTAAAAGGGTATTGGGCGAGAAAATTGCCGAAGCAGCCAGAAAACCTCCGGCTTTTAAAAAATCATTTCTTTTCATGATAATAAGGTCTTTCTTTCCCGGAAGATTTTTCAGGAATCGAAAATTTAATGGTTGAATAATTTTATTAATGGTCTCTGTAGATAGAAAACCATTTCTCAAAAATAGTAATTTTTATAATCGAAAAACGGAAATTTTTAAACCCGTGATATTTTACTTTCCTCAAGTATTTCCCGACCATTCATTTTTAAATAAAGCTGAGCAAGTACAACAACATCTTCACGGCAATAAACAGCGATTTTATCCATGTCTTTCTGGTGGTAATAGGTGGTGTTAACTTCGGAGCCATCCATCTGACTTTTACTTCCTGGTATATCAAAGACCGAAGCCAACAAATCAAGCGAAGTATAATTTTTAAAATCCCCAAACTTCCAGAATTCCAGGGTATCAATGTGCATAACCTCCCAAGGCTTTTTACCGGTTATATTTAATACTTCGGGAAGTTTTATTCCGTTTATAAGCATTCTGCGACATAAGTATGGAAAGTCAAATTCGCGGCCATTGTGTGCACAAAGTATCAATTGCTCCTGAGCGGGATGCTCTTCAACCAGCTTTTTAAATTCCAGAAGCAGTGACTTTTCATCTGTACTGACAAGTGTTTTTGCTCTGAATTTTGTATCCTGATCATAAAACCCCCCTACCCCTATACAAATGATTTTGCCAAACTCGGCATAGATTGCCGCCCGGTCAAAATACAGTTGGTCCGGTGAAATGTTTTCATCGTTTTTAATTTTTGAGGCTTTTCTTTTCCAATGATATTGCAGTCTTTCAGGCAATTCATTGTAATCCTCTGTAAGTGAAGCTGTTTCGAGGTCAATAAAGAGTATGTTTTTTAATAAAAGACGGGATTCAGACATAATATTGGTGTTTTTTAATTCATTTATAAACCATGTTTTTCGGATATTTCAAGCATTCTGTCAATAGCTGCACGTGCATCACGGATGGTGTTTTCAGGCAAAATTATCTCCGGAGTTTCAACTTTTAGACAATTATACAATTTCTCCATGGTGTTGAGTTTCATGTGAGGGCAGTCCTGACATGCCTGACAAGCCCGACCGTTTTGTGAAGTTGGTGCCACGTGGAACACTTTATCTGGCGAAGCTTTCTGCATTTGGTGCAAAATGCCCGATTCTGTTGCCACAATAAACTCTTTTTTGGGGCTATTGATGGTATATTTTAGTAAACCTGTAGTAGAACCAATGTACTCTGCCTGATCCAAAACAGGTTTTTCAGATTCCGGATGAGCAATCACTGTGGCGTTAGGATATTGCTCACGCATTTCTTTCAATAATCTTGAAGAAAATGCTTCATGCACCATACAGGCTCCATCCCACAGAATCATGTTTCGGCCAG
The sequence above is a segment of the Cytophagaceae bacterium genome. Coding sequences within it:
- a CDS encoding Gfo/Idh/MocA family oxidoreductase, giving the protein MKRNDFLKAGGFLAASAIFSPNTLLAATRTKKEKLRIALVGLGYYSTDLLAPALKLTQNCELKGIVTGTPSKIEKWQQKYGIADKNIYNYQNYEQIANNPDIDIIYVVLPPSMHREFTVRGANTGKHIFCEKPMAPSVADCQAMIDACNKNKVSLAIGYRCQHDPNIQQMMKIAKERPFGKPKMINSAAGYFDNRTTHWKQNKAMGGGAMGDMGVYALQGARLATGEEPISVLAQASTTRPEIYKEVEETMMFQLEFPSGARAACQTSFGISMNHLQVNYEKGWLKMEPQSAYNGINGSTSDGKIIKIQIENQQAKQLDEDCRAIINGTSLIAPGEEGMRDIKVVEAIYKSVATGREVKI
- a CDS encoding 3'-5' exonuclease → MSESRLLLKNILFIDLETASLTEDYNELPERLQYHWKRKASKIKNDENISPDQLYFDRAAIYAEFGKIICIGVGGFYDQDTKFRAKTLVSTDEKSLLLEFKKLVEEHPAQEQLILCAHNGREFDFPYLCRRMLINGIKLPEVLNITGKKPWEVMHIDTLEFWKFGDFKNYTSLDLLASVFDIPGSKSQMDGSEVNTTYYHQKDMDKIAVYCREDVVVLAQLYLKMNGREILEESKISRV